The Skermanella pratensis genome has a window encoding:
- the pepN gene encoding aminopeptidase N gives MDKSTPQAIHLKDYAPPPYLIDTVDLAFDLGEEVTRVRSALALRANPDAASPAGALVLDGQDMRLVSVALDGRTLDPSEYSFGPESLTIPDPPESFSLEVVTELKPQENTSLSGLYRTSGNFCTQCEAEGFRKITYFLDRPDVMARYRTTITADALKYPVMLSNGNLVASSKMEADGRHAVTWEDPFAKPSYLFALVAGVLVHVEDSYVTRSGRTVTLRIYVEPGNQDKCGHAMASLKKSMAWDEEVFGLEYDLDIFMIVAVGDFNMGAMENKGLNVFNTKYVLAKPETATDSDFLGVEAVVAHEYFHNWTGNRVTCRDWFQLSLKEGLTVFRDQEFSSDMHSRPVKRIADVQRLRSSQFPEDSGPMAHPVRPDSYIEINNFYTTTVYEKGAEVVRMIHTLLGADGFRKGMDLYFERHDGQAVTCDDFVAAMEDATGKDLGRFRRWYSQAGTPELAVTGEYDAAARSYRLTVRQSCPPTPGQPTKLPFHIPLALGLLDPSGADIPLRLAGEPAPSGTSRVLDVTEPEQVFEFIDVPHRPVPSLLRGFSAPVKLRAPYTDDDLTFLMAHDGDAFNRWEAGQTLATRLLLDLVADGAENRPLDLSPGFIDAFSRILKDPDLDPAFAAQALTLPSEGYLGQQMPVIDVDGIHEVRKFAKRAIAGRLRDDLLAAYRAGGNEPFSIDAAAIGRRALKNLALGYLMALEDAETVEICVGQFHNAHAMTDVIAALGLLNDTRLLQREAALHRFYDLWKDEPLVMDKWFSIQAMSERPETLDEVKALLGHPAFEIRNPNKVYALIGGFAGGNPVRFHDAGGGGYKFLADQVLTLNGLNPQVASRMVKMFARWRKYDPRRQALMRAELERIVATPGLSRDVFEIASKSLEAP, from the coding sequence ATGGACAAGAGCACCCCCCAGGCCATCCACCTGAAGGACTACGCCCCGCCGCCCTACCTGATCGACACGGTCGATCTGGCCTTCGACCTGGGCGAGGAGGTGACGCGGGTCCGGTCCGCGCTGGCGCTCCGGGCCAACCCCGATGCCGCCTCCCCCGCCGGCGCGTTGGTGCTGGACGGGCAGGACATGCGCCTGGTCTCGGTGGCGCTCGACGGGCGGACGCTCGACCCATCGGAATACTCGTTCGGACCGGAGAGCCTGACCATCCCCGACCCGCCGGAATCCTTCTCCCTGGAGGTGGTAACCGAGCTGAAGCCGCAGGAGAACACCTCCCTGTCCGGCCTGTACCGGACCAGCGGCAATTTCTGCACCCAGTGCGAGGCCGAGGGTTTCCGAAAGATCACCTATTTCCTCGACCGTCCCGACGTGATGGCGCGCTACCGCACCACCATCACCGCCGACGCCCTTAAGTATCCCGTCATGCTGTCCAACGGCAACCTGGTCGCGTCCTCGAAGATGGAAGCGGACGGCCGCCACGCCGTCACCTGGGAAGACCCCTTCGCCAAGCCCTCCTACCTGTTCGCGCTGGTCGCCGGCGTGCTGGTCCATGTGGAGGACAGCTATGTCACCCGCTCCGGCCGGACCGTGACCCTGCGGATCTATGTGGAGCCGGGCAACCAGGACAAGTGCGGCCACGCCATGGCCTCGCTGAAGAAGTCGATGGCCTGGGACGAGGAGGTGTTCGGGCTGGAATACGACCTGGACATCTTCATGATCGTCGCGGTCGGCGACTTCAACATGGGGGCCATGGAGAACAAGGGCCTCAACGTCTTCAACACCAAATACGTGCTGGCCAAGCCGGAGACCGCGACCGACTCCGACTTCCTGGGCGTCGAGGCGGTGGTCGCGCACGAGTATTTCCACAATTGGACCGGCAACCGGGTGACCTGCCGCGACTGGTTCCAGCTCAGCCTCAAGGAGGGGCTGACCGTGTTCCGCGACCAGGAATTCTCCTCCGACATGCATTCCCGTCCGGTCAAGCGGATCGCCGACGTGCAGCGCCTACGATCCTCCCAGTTCCCCGAGGACAGCGGCCCCATGGCGCACCCGGTGCGCCCCGACAGCTATATCGAGATCAACAATTTCTACACGACCACGGTCTACGAGAAGGGCGCCGAGGTCGTGCGCATGATCCACACGCTGCTGGGGGCCGATGGCTTCCGCAAGGGCATGGACCTCTACTTCGAGCGCCACGACGGGCAGGCCGTCACCTGCGACGACTTCGTCGCCGCGATGGAGGACGCCACGGGCAAGGACCTGGGCCGGTTCCGCCGCTGGTACTCCCAGGCCGGAACGCCGGAGCTGGCCGTGACCGGGGAGTACGACGCCGCCGCGCGCTCTTACCGCCTGACGGTGCGGCAGTCCTGCCCGCCGACGCCGGGCCAGCCGACCAAGCTGCCGTTCCACATCCCGCTGGCCCTCGGCCTGCTAGACCCATCGGGCGCCGACATCCCCCTGCGCCTCGCGGGGGAGCCGGCGCCCTCCGGCACCTCGCGCGTGCTCGACGTGACCGAGCCCGAGCAGGTCTTCGAGTTCATCGACGTGCCGCACCGGCCGGTGCCGTCGCTGCTGCGGGGCTTCTCCGCCCCGGTCAAGCTGCGCGCGCCCTACACCGACGACGACCTGACCTTCCTGATGGCGCATGACGGTGACGCCTTCAACCGCTGGGAGGCGGGCCAGACCCTGGCGACCCGGCTGCTGCTCGACCTGGTCGCCGACGGGGCGGAAAACCGCCCGCTCGATCTGTCGCCCGGCTTCATCGACGCCTTCTCCCGGATCCTCAAGGACCCGGACCTCGACCCCGCCTTCGCGGCGCAGGCCCTTACCCTGCCGTCCGAAGGCTATCTCGGCCAGCAGATGCCGGTGATCGACGTGGACGGCATCCACGAGGTGCGCAAGTTCGCCAAGCGCGCCATAGCCGGGCGGCTGCGCGACGACCTCCTGGCCGCGTACCGCGCGGGCGGCAACGAGCCCTTTTCGATCGACGCCGCCGCGATCGGCCGGCGCGCCCTGAAGAACCTGGCGCTGGGATACCTGATGGCGCTGGAAGACGCCGAGACGGTCGAGATATGCGTCGGCCAGTTCCACAACGCCCACGCCATGACCGACGTGATCGCGGCGCTGGGCCTGCTGAACGACACCCGCCTGCTCCAGCGCGAAGCGGCGCTCCATCGCTTCTACGACCTGTGGAAGGACGAGCCGCTGGTGATGGACAAGTGGTTCTCGATCCAGGCCATGTCGGAACGGCCGGAGACGCTGGACGAGGTCAAGGCCCTGCTAGGCCACCCCGCCTTCGAGATCCGCAACCCGAACAAGGTCTACGCCCTGATCGGCGGCTTCGCCGGCGGCAACCCGGTGCGTTTCCACGACGCGGGCGGCGGCGGCTACAAGTTCCTGGCCGACCAGGTCCTGACGCTGAACGGCCTCAACCCCCAGGTGGCGTCGCGCATGGTCAAGATGTTCGCCCGCTGGCGCAAATACGACCCGCGGCGCCAAGCCCTGATGCGCGCCGAACTGGAACGCATCGTCGCCACGCCCGGCCTGTCCCGCGACGTGTTCGAGATCGCGTCGAAGAGCCTGGAAGCCCCCTGA
- a CDS encoding glycosyl hydrolase family 8 — MRAILLILALLGATVGGAGAASAGAPLHRSEWQAFVTRFVLPEGRVSDTGNKGISHSEGQGYGMVMATAYGDRETFDRLWRWTAANLQVRGDHLFAWKWEPGPAAATDLNSASDGDILIAWGLLRAAGTWNDEGYAAAALAILDDVRDRLVVETSLGRVLLPGPEGFVRDGSVVLNPSYWVFPALEAFARRHDGDLWRAVSDSGRALIRRARFGEAGLPPDWVELAGTGMRLPSGFETVFGFNAIRVPLYAIWGGLDDADALNRPVISWWSGHDGAPYIPATVDLATNARAPYGLSAGGRAVSVLTRFRGDALPLLPSLGDADDYYSATLILLTKIAFSERFMR, encoded by the coding sequence ATGCGGGCGATCCTTCTCATCCTGGCGCTGCTGGGCGCCACCGTCGGGGGCGCGGGCGCCGCGTCCGCCGGCGCTCCCCTCCACCGGTCGGAGTGGCAGGCCTTCGTGACCCGCTTCGTCCTGCCGGAGGGGCGGGTGTCCGATACCGGCAACAAGGGCATCAGCCACAGCGAGGGCCAGGGCTACGGCATGGTCATGGCGACCGCCTACGGCGACAGGGAGACCTTCGACCGGCTGTGGCGGTGGACGGCGGCGAACCTGCAGGTCCGCGGCGATCACCTGTTCGCCTGGAAGTGGGAACCCGGGCCGGCCGCGGCGACCGACCTGAACAGCGCGTCCGACGGCGACATCCTTATCGCCTGGGGCTTGCTGCGGGCGGCCGGCACGTGGAACGACGAGGGCTACGCCGCGGCGGCGCTGGCGATCCTGGATGATGTCCGGGACCGCCTGGTCGTCGAGACCTCCCTCGGCAGGGTCCTGCTGCCCGGCCCGGAGGGGTTCGTCCGGGACGGATCGGTCGTGCTCAACCCGTCCTACTGGGTCTTCCCGGCCCTGGAAGCCTTCGCCCGCCGCCATGACGGGGACCTGTGGCGCGCTGTGTCGGACAGCGGCCGGGCGCTGATCCGGCGGGCCCGGTTTGGCGAGGCCGGGCTGCCGCCCGACTGGGTCGAACTGGCCGGCACCGGGATGCGGCTTCCGTCGGGATTCGAGACCGTCTTCGGCTTCAACGCGATCCGCGTGCCGCTTTACGCGATCTGGGGCGGCCTCGACGACGCCGACGCGCTGAACCGGCCGGTCATCTCCTGGTGGAGCGGCCATGACGGCGCGCCCTACATTCCGGCGACGGTCGATCTTGCCACCAATGCCAGGGCGCCCTACGGCCTGTCAGCGGGCGGCCGGGCGGTCAGCGTGCTGACCCGGTTCCGCGGCGACGCGCTGCCCCTGCTGCCGAGCCTCGGCGATGCCGACGACTATTACTCCGCCACGCTCATTCTGCTCACGAAAATCGCTTTCTCCGAAAGGTTCATGCGATGA
- a CDS encoding cellulose biosynthesis cyclic di-GMP-binding regulatory protein BcsB — MVNRLYTAKMALMIGLGAVLYPTDAGAAGAAAPVTVTAPEPDGAGLATGTDLRVIPLRAVDNQGGQLELRGQAGQLQFRVPVEAGAAVRDARLRLVYHTADAVVSERSKMWVYLNQQGIAQLPLASGDDALRADIVLPPELLASGQNLLSLWVQQENSRGCDADSSAALWTRLDPANSYIALETLHAERDFTLAGLADPAFFVGAGAERIELLTPVGRTGATLKAGALVAQGFSLRLPDSGIAARHRTAEAGALSGRDGKVLIGTVEALRGLEAGIGGLDGIAGPHIALREMPGAGPLLIVTGRDDAEVLKAAGAFADPSAVLPAAADWEVGAVRQPERRVRPLQEPGRSYRFRELQAVSGGISNGTEARTGLELNLPADTLPAGGRKILLELDYSYAPNLSPNSVVNVLVNGRYASMVALNDPNGATAAKQRVLLPIDRLRPGTNTIAFEPMIGSDAASGCLVRPGAGRSVAISGESVITIPDMARVASLPDLQLFASGGFPYAGTPDDRSGPRREFEVVLTGADDGTIGGAWTLLAKLARTSGHPIGNFTIGSSARYAGDVLMIGPADALDGRMVPGLPAAARNVREALRPALAPFEQAPQFLSGISSGRAAAPMTASLADLRMLEQAIDWTAELSREFRETLWPDRYGRAAASLSAIDEGSALMAAFENPLRPQGTVTLITAASGEAVETGIAALVRPALWDRLSGGTVAWNPGTLAMQSWAAEESYRVGTLPDSWSQRILFVNALFARNPVAWTFLALAGLLVMTVLTQAALNKRKDT, encoded by the coding sequence ATGGTGAACAGACTATACACCGCCAAGATGGCCCTGATGATTGGTCTGGGCGCCGTCCTGTATCCGACCGATGCCGGCGCCGCCGGGGCCGCCGCTCCGGTAACCGTCACCGCCCCCGAGCCGGACGGCGCCGGCTTGGCGACCGGCACCGACCTGAGGGTGATCCCGCTGCGGGCGGTGGACAACCAGGGCGGCCAGCTCGAACTGCGCGGCCAGGCCGGCCAGCTCCAGTTCCGCGTGCCGGTGGAAGCCGGGGCCGCGGTGCGTGACGCCCGGCTGCGGCTGGTCTACCACACGGCCGACGCCGTCGTGTCCGAACGCTCCAAGATGTGGGTCTACCTGAATCAGCAAGGCATCGCCCAACTGCCGCTGGCCAGCGGCGACGACGCCTTGCGGGCCGACATCGTCCTGCCGCCGGAGCTTCTGGCGTCCGGGCAGAACCTGCTGTCCCTGTGGGTCCAGCAGGAAAACAGCCGGGGGTGCGACGCCGACAGTTCGGCGGCGCTGTGGACCCGGCTAGACCCGGCGAATTCCTACATCGCCCTGGAGACGCTTCATGCCGAGCGCGACTTCACCCTTGCCGGGCTGGCCGATCCGGCCTTCTTCGTGGGGGCCGGCGCCGAGCGGATCGAGCTGCTGACCCCCGTGGGGCGCACCGGGGCCACGCTGAAGGCCGGCGCGCTGGTCGCCCAGGGTTTCTCGCTGCGGCTGCCGGACAGCGGCATCGCGGCGCGCCATCGGACGGCGGAAGCCGGAGCGCTGTCGGGCCGCGACGGCAAGGTGCTGATCGGCACCGTCGAGGCGCTGCGCGGCCTGGAGGCCGGCATCGGCGGACTCGACGGGATCGCCGGACCCCATATCGCCCTGCGCGAGATGCCGGGAGCCGGTCCGCTGCTGATCGTCACCGGACGCGACGATGCCGAGGTCCTGAAGGCGGCCGGCGCCTTCGCCGATCCGTCGGCGGTCCTGCCCGCCGCCGCGGATTGGGAGGTCGGGGCGGTCCGGCAGCCCGAGCGGCGGGTCCGCCCGCTGCAGGAACCCGGCCGCAGCTACCGTTTCCGGGAACTCCAGGCCGTCTCGGGCGGGATCAGCAACGGCACCGAGGCGCGCACCGGCCTGGAACTGAACCTGCCGGCCGACACGCTGCCGGCCGGCGGGCGCAAGATCCTGCTGGAGCTGGACTATTCCTACGCGCCGAACCTGTCGCCCAACTCCGTCGTGAACGTGCTGGTCAACGGCCGCTACGCCTCCATGGTCGCCCTGAACGACCCGAACGGCGCCACCGCCGCGAAGCAGCGGGTCCTGCTGCCGATCGACCGGCTGCGGCCGGGCACCAACACGATCGCCTTCGAGCCGATGATCGGCAGCGACGCCGCCTCCGGCTGCCTGGTCCGTCCGGGCGCCGGCAGGAGCGTCGCGATCTCCGGCGAGTCGGTGATCACGATCCCCGACATGGCGCGGGTCGCCTCGCTGCCGGATCTGCAGCTCTTCGCGTCCGGAGGTTTCCCCTATGCCGGAACTCCGGACGATCGTTCCGGTCCGCGCCGGGAGTTCGAGGTGGTGCTGACCGGCGCCGACGACGGCACCATCGGCGGCGCCTGGACGCTGCTGGCGAAGCTGGCCCGGACGTCTGGCCACCCGATCGGCAACTTCACCATCGGGTCGAGCGCCCGGTACGCGGGCGACGTGCTGATGATCGGCCCGGCCGACGCGCTGGACGGCCGGATGGTCCCCGGCCTGCCGGCGGCGGCGCGAAACGTCCGTGAGGCCCTGCGCCCGGCGCTCGCACCCTTCGAACAGGCGCCGCAGTTCCTGTCGGGGATCTCCTCCGGCAGGGCCGCGGCTCCGATGACCGCCTCCCTGGCCGATCTCCGGATGCTGGAGCAGGCGATCGACTGGACCGCCGAACTGTCCCGGGAGTTCCGCGAGACGCTGTGGCCGGACCGTTACGGACGCGCCGCGGCAAGCCTGTCCGCGATCGACGAGGGCAGCGCGCTGATGGCCGCGTTCGAGAATCCGCTCCGGCCGCAGGGAACCGTGACCCTGATCACCGCGGCGTCCGGCGAGGCGGTGGAGACGGGGATCGCGGCGCTGGTCCGGCCGGCCCTGTGGGACCGCCTGTCCGGCGGCACCGTCGCCTGGAACCCCGGCACCCTGGCGATGCAGTCCTGGGCGGCCGAGGAGAGCTACCGCGTCGGCACCCTCCCGGACAGCTGGAGCCAGCGCATCCTGTTCGTCAACGCTTTGTTCGCCCGCAATCCGGTAGCCTGGACATTCCTCGCCCTGGCCGGTCTGCTGGTGATGACGGTTCTAACCCAGGCCGCGCTGAACAAGCGGAAGGATACCTGA
- the bcsA gene encoding UDP-forming cellulose synthase catalytic subunit, with the protein MTHLIPTAAIAGKTRPAGTGTGTVRRAPAPRRRTPLFLTLLWIAHAAALVWFAAQDVGLDGQYLLGAAALAGLAVLHLFKPTGAVRVLLILLVAFVSIRYFAWRTLYTIPPVDSSGFVAGLLLYLAELQGMVVYMLGLFVNVRPMDRADAPLPQDPELLPTVDILVPSYNEEPDLLRVTLMAATQVAYPAGKLAIHLLDDGGTVQKRGDADPRKAAEALDRHETLKALCAELGVSYLTRERNTSAKAGNINAALAHTSGELILILDADHVPTQDILQRTVGHFLKDPELFLVQTPHFFINPDPIEHNLGTFGSAPGENEMFYGVIQKGLDSWNASFFCGSAAVLRRTHLMSVGGIAGTSITEDAETALDLHARGYKSVYVDRPMVAGLSPETFSSFVVQRTRWAQGMFQILLLKNPAFKRGLTLAQRLCYLSSSSFWLFPFARLVFLVAPLFYLIFGLKVFEANLAEFYAFAVFHVVCSLTMSNYLFGRHRRPFVSDLYELLQAVFTFGALLSVLVNPRKPTFKVTPKAETVDQDFVSQLAKPFAVILAILLGTTAIGVYRWIEFPLEREHLMIVMVWHLVNIVLATGAFGVMYERARHQVAGAIPRSKPLNLITPEGAVRATLIETTIETGRILVEGIHAHALALAGGKAAVQLVVPGRDDLSSIPVVVEGSTPAAGHGLIIEVRYMPRDAEDDGDLVRLCYGDSAVWVAFQESRRKRVPILAGVLGLFLRGLKRSLAMAGALRPSARRAAALGAAPFEHPIGR; encoded by the coding sequence ATGACCCATCTTATCCCCACCGCGGCGATAGCCGGAAAGACAAGACCCGCCGGAACAGGAACGGGCACCGTCCGCCGGGCGCCCGCGCCGCGACGGCGCACCCCGCTTTTCCTGACCTTGCTGTGGATCGCCCACGCCGCGGCCCTGGTCTGGTTCGCCGCCCAGGACGTCGGGCTGGATGGCCAGTACCTGCTCGGCGCCGCGGCGCTGGCCGGGCTTGCCGTGCTGCATCTGTTCAAGCCGACCGGCGCGGTCCGCGTGTTGCTGATCCTTCTGGTCGCCTTCGTGTCGATCCGCTACTTCGCCTGGCGCACGCTGTACACCATCCCGCCGGTCGACAGCTCCGGTTTCGTCGCCGGCCTGCTGCTGTACCTGGCCGAACTGCAGGGCATGGTCGTCTACATGCTCGGCCTTTTCGTCAATGTCCGGCCGATGGACCGGGCCGACGCGCCGCTGCCGCAGGACCCGGAACTGCTGCCGACCGTCGATATCCTGGTGCCGAGCTACAACGAGGAGCCGGACCTGCTGCGCGTCACCTTGATGGCGGCGACCCAGGTCGCCTATCCGGCGGGCAAGCTGGCCATCCATCTCCTGGACGACGGCGGCACGGTGCAGAAGCGGGGGGATGCCGACCCGCGCAAGGCGGCCGAAGCGCTGGACCGGCACGAGACCCTGAAGGCCCTGTGCGCCGAACTGGGCGTCAGCTACCTGACCCGGGAGCGCAACACCTCGGCCAAGGCCGGCAACATCAACGCCGCGCTGGCCCATACGTCGGGTGAGCTCATCCTGATCCTGGACGCCGACCACGTGCCGACCCAGGATATCCTGCAGCGCACGGTCGGGCATTTCCTGAAGGATCCCGAGCTGTTCCTGGTGCAGACGCCGCACTTCTTCATCAATCCCGACCCGATCGAGCACAATCTCGGCACCTTCGGCTCGGCGCCCGGCGAGAACGAGATGTTCTACGGCGTGATCCAGAAGGGCCTGGACAGCTGGAACGCCTCCTTCTTCTGCGGCTCGGCCGCCGTGCTGCGGCGGACGCACCTGATGTCGGTCGGCGGCATCGCCGGCACCTCGATCACCGAGGACGCCGAGACGGCGCTGGACCTGCACGCGAGGGGCTACAAGAGCGTCTATGTCGACCGCCCGATGGTGGCCGGCCTGTCGCCCGAGACCTTCTCGTCCTTCGTCGTGCAGCGCACCCGCTGGGCTCAGGGCATGTTCCAGATCCTGCTGCTCAAGAACCCGGCCTTCAAGCGGGGCCTGACGCTGGCCCAGCGCCTGTGCTACCTCAGCAGCTCCAGCTTCTGGCTGTTCCCGTTCGCCCGGCTGGTCTTCCTGGTGGCGCCGCTGTTCTACCTGATCTTCGGCCTGAAGGTGTTCGAGGCGAACCTGGCGGAGTTCTACGCCTTCGCGGTGTTCCACGTGGTCTGCTCGCTGACCATGAGCAACTACCTGTTCGGCAGGCATCGCCGGCCCTTCGTCTCCGACCTCTACGAATTGCTCCAGGCGGTGTTCACGTTCGGAGCCCTGCTTTCGGTCCTGGTCAATCCGCGGAAGCCGACCTTCAAGGTGACGCCCAAGGCCGAAACGGTGGACCAGGACTTCGTTTCCCAGCTGGCCAAGCCCTTCGCAGTGATCCTGGCGATCCTGCTCGGCACCACCGCGATCGGCGTCTACCGCTGGATCGAGTTCCCGCTGGAGCGCGAGCACCTGATGATCGTGATGGTCTGGCACCTGGTCAACATCGTGCTGGCGACCGGCGCCTTCGGCGTGATGTACGAGCGGGCCCGCCATCAGGTGGCCGGCGCCATCCCCCGGTCCAAGCCGCTGAACCTGATCACCCCCGAGGGCGCAGTCCGCGCGACCCTGATCGAGACCACGATCGAGACCGGCCGCATCCTGGTCGAGGGGATCCATGCCCATGCCCTGGCGCTCGCCGGCGGCAAGGCGGCGGTGCAGCTCGTCGTGCCGGGCCGCGACGACCTGAGCAGCATCCCCGTGGTGGTCGAGGGCAGCACGCCGGCGGCGGGACACGGCCTGATCATCGAGGTCCGCTACATGCCGCGCGATGCCGAGGACGACGGCGACCTGGTCCGCCTCTGCTATGGCGACAGCGCGGTCTGGGTCGCGTTCCAGGAAAGCCGCCGGAAGCGGGTGCCGATCCTGGCGGGCGTGCTGGGCCTGTTCCTGCGCGGTCTCAAGAGGTCGCTGGCGATGGCCGGCGCCCTGCGCCCCTCGGCCCGGCGGGCCGCGGCCCTGGGCGCCGCTCCCTTCGAGCATCCGATCGGCCGCTGA
- the bcsN gene encoding cellulose biosynthesis protein BcsN — MRKNRYGLYGYVSADYPGQAKCVLAWQVLDGADLSQVGSAAPRRAGIQMRVCDARAQPAELIAAFDSLRLDL, encoded by the coding sequence ATCCGCAAGAACCGCTATGGGCTCTACGGCTACGTCTCGGCGGACTATCCGGGGCAGGCGAAATGCGTCCTGGCCTGGCAGGTGCTCGACGGCGCCGATTTGAGCCAGGTCGGCAGCGCCGCGCCGCGCCGCGCCGGCATCCAGATGCGGGTATGCGACGCCCGGGCCCAGCCGGCCGAACTGATCGCGGCCTTCGATTCCCTTCGCCTCGACCTGTGA
- a CDS encoding response regulator transcription factor yields MPNLSSAARGAATPGLRPNSDGQTGKNFAAFKRCLTALPQVQPALTEVIGLRVRRIDGLQDLESLRWSSETLLLSVRSLDRLQDIISSGNAGLMRGIHTLGVFMPSQLGRVREFVTLLDGWLVWSGSADDLRAKLNLAAAGYAIVAPAMISVMAADQHRLTLLDTLGEAHLALLPLLEQGMTDEEISGAIGATLPTTKLLVRQLLARLQCRNRTEAAIFAWRHAPALAQRRAALEGGPQNA; encoded by the coding sequence TTGCCAAATCTGTCATCTGCGGCCCGCGGCGCCGCCACGCCCGGACTTCGTCCGAATTCGGACGGTCAGACCGGCAAGAATTTCGCGGCGTTCAAGCGCTGCCTGACGGCGCTGCCCCAGGTCCAGCCGGCCCTGACCGAGGTCATCGGCTTAAGGGTACGCCGGATCGACGGGCTGCAGGATCTGGAATCGCTTCGCTGGAGTTCGGAGACGCTGCTGCTGAGCGTGCGTTCCCTCGACCGGCTCCAGGACATCATTTCGAGCGGCAATGCGGGGCTGATGCGGGGCATCCACACGCTGGGAGTCTTCATGCCGAGCCAGCTCGGCCGGGTGCGCGAGTTCGTCACCCTGCTCGACGGCTGGCTGGTCTGGAGCGGTTCGGCCGACGATCTGCGCGCCAAGCTGAACCTGGCCGCCGCCGGCTACGCGATCGTCGCCCCGGCCATGATCTCGGTCATGGCCGCCGACCAGCACCGCCTGACCCTGCTGGACACGCTGGGAGAGGCGCATCTGGCGCTGCTGCCGCTCCTCGAGCAGGGGATGACCGACGAGGAGATCTCCGGCGCCATCGGCGCCACCCTGCCGACCACCAAGCTCCTGGTGCGCCAGCTACTGGCGCGGCTGCAATGCCGCAACCGCACCGAGGCCGCGATTTTCGCCTGGCGCCACGCGCCCGCCCTGGCCCAGCGCCGGGCCGCCCTGGAGGGCGGTCCCCAGAACGCGTAA
- a CDS encoding glycosyltransferase family 2 protein — MSFAVTRMLVLQQLVLMIPRGLKETVRAVLFPPRPPLAAPVEWLDAPPVRRQERQPLISVVIPCYNYGRFLDEAIASVRAQTLRDLEIIVVDDGSTDDVTHEVLKALENSGDVTVMRQENQGAPAARNVGLRVARGLYVCCLDADDTMEPTYLEKCVLLMEGNAGVSLAYSWLRVTGSEERIWKSESLDLDRLRYYNHVSISAVFRREVGLSGGGFCAAMREGYEDWEFWLRLGAEGHRGEVIPEPLVNYRRHPAAFMNRARKRHAELFDHIYRRNREVFEDADVRRTIRRGYRDRPVIDPFANLDDRRQYDQDRPMVLLVLSGRDQPGLEERISRTLGDGTSLCLVRTGKAAGPERSPARAGGYTLGHILAAGFHGPFIRHLAVTRPVRAVLWLDPGPEPVGWAELSTLAEKPLLGVVTFPGDAPPRGLGLRLMLRPDGSLDGAEPLVAALRP, encoded by the coding sequence ATGAGCTTCGCCGTCACACGGATGCTGGTCCTCCAGCAACTCGTCCTGATGATCCCGAGGGGGCTCAAGGAGACGGTGCGGGCGGTGCTGTTTCCGCCGCGCCCGCCGCTGGCGGCACCGGTGGAATGGCTCGACGCGCCGCCGGTACGGCGCCAGGAGCGCCAGCCGCTCATTTCGGTGGTGATCCCCTGCTACAATTACGGCCGCTTCCTGGACGAGGCGATCGCCAGCGTGCGGGCCCAGACCCTGCGCGACCTGGAGATCATCGTGGTCGACGACGGATCGACCGACGACGTCACCCACGAGGTGCTGAAGGCGTTGGAGAATTCCGGCGACGTCACCGTGATGCGTCAGGAGAACCAGGGCGCGCCGGCCGCCCGCAACGTCGGCTTGCGGGTCGCCCGCGGGCTCTATGTCTGCTGTCTCGACGCCGACGACACGATGGAGCCCACATACCTGGAGAAATGCGTCCTTCTGATGGAGGGCAATGCCGGCGTGTCGCTGGCCTATTCCTGGCTGCGCGTGACCGGCAGCGAGGAGCGGATCTGGAAATCCGAATCGCTCGATCTCGACCGCCTGCGCTACTACAATCATGTCAGCATATCCGCCGTGTTCCGCCGTGAGGTCGGGCTGTCGGGCGGTGGTTTCTGCGCCGCCATGCGCGAAGGCTACGAGGACTGGGAATTCTGGCTTAGGCTGGGGGCCGAGGGGCACCGCGGCGAGGTGATCCCCGAGCCGCTGGTCAACTACCGCCGGCATCCCGCCGCCTTCATGAACCGGGCGCGCAAGCGGCACGCCGAGTTGTTCGACCACATCTACCGGCGCAACCGGGAAGTGTTCGAGGATGCCGACGTCCGCCGCACGATCCGGCGCGGCTACCGCGACCGTCCGGTCATCGATCCCTTTGCCAACCTGGACGACCGCCGCCAGTACGACCAGGACAGGCCGATGGTGCTGCTGGTCCTGTCCGGCCGCGACCAGCCGGGGCTGGAGGAACGGATATCCCGGACGCTGGGCGACGGCACCTCGCTCTGCCTGGTCCGGACCGGCAAGGCCGCCGGGCCCGAGCGGTCTCCCGCCCGGGCGGGCGGCTACACCCTCGGCCATATCCTGGCCGCCGGCTTCCATGGTCCGTTCATCCGCCACCTGGCCGTGACGAGGCCGGTGAGGGCCGTGCTCTGGCTTGATCCGGGTCCTGAGCCGGTCGGATGGGCCGAGCTTTCGACCCTGGCGGAGAAGCCGCTGCTCGGCGTCGTCACCTTCCCAGGGGACGCTCCGCCGCGCGGTCTCGGCCTGCGGCTGATGCTCCGGCCCGACGGCAGCCTCGACGGCGCCGAGCCCCTGGTCGCGGCCCTGCGCCCCTGA